The following coding sequences are from one Triticum aestivum cultivar Chinese Spring chromosome 5A, IWGSC CS RefSeq v2.1, whole genome shotgun sequence window:
- the LOC123107359 gene encoding auxin-responsive protein SAUR72: MGMADKRSAARKAGLITKALDRCWTTPARNSKPVEGCFSVYVGAGKQRFVVRTECVNHPLFRALLEEAEEVFGYADAGPLELPCNAEAFARVLQQIKEEKQMVAGRRFVLAKGNSYRLLGTSRSVIIGQS, from the coding sequence ATGGGCATGGCTGACAAGAGGTCGGCTGCAAGGAAGGCCGGGCTAATCACCAAGGCGCTGGACCGGTGCTGGACCACACCGGCGAGAAACAGCAAGCCAGTGGAGGGCTGCTTCTCGGTGTATGTTGGCGCCGGGAAGCAGCGGTTCGTGGTGCGGACAGAGTGCGTGAACCACCCGCTGTTCCGAGCGCTgttggaggaggccgaggaggtgtTTGGGTACGCGGATGCAGGGCCCCTCGAGCTTCCCTGCAACGCCGAGGCGTTTGCCAGGGTGCTGCAGCAGATCAAGGAGGAGAAGCAGATGGTGGCAGGAAGGAGGTTCGTCCTTGCCAAGGGGAACTCCTACCGGCTGCTCGGCACCAGCCGGTCTGTCATCATCGGACAGTCGTAG
- the LOC123107361 gene encoding auxin-responsive protein SAUR32-like, which translates to MGRQRFIVRTECVNHPLFRVLLAEAEEMFGYAATGPLELPCNSEAFTGVLEQIEEEMQMAAGRRRYGLPRGNSYRLLSTG; encoded by the coding sequence ATGGGCAGGCAGCGGTTCATTGTGAGGACGGAGTGTGTGAACCACCCGTTGTTCCGGGTGCTTCTGGCGGAGGCCGAGGAGATGTTTGGTTACGCAGCCACAGGGCCCCTTGAGCTGCCCTGCAACTCTGAGGCGTTCACCGGGGTGCTGGAGCAGATCGAGGAGGAGATGCAgatggcggcggggaggaggaggtacGGCCTCCCCAGGGGGAACTCCTACCGGCTGCTCAGCACCGGTTAG
- the LOC123107362 gene encoding indole-3-acetic acid-induced protein ARG7-like: MGMAEKGSAARKAGLITKTLDRCRSTTARNNKPAEGCFSVYVGAGRQRFVVRMECLNHPLFRALLEEAEEAFGYADSGPLELPCNTEAFTKVLEKIEEEKQMSAGRRHGLARGNSYRLLSTGRPVIIGRS, from the coding sequence ATGGGCATGGCTGAGAAGGGGTCGGCAGCAAGGAAGGCCGGGCTGATCACCAAGACGCTGGACCGGTGCCGGAGCACGACGGCGAGGAACAACAAGCCGGCAGAGGGCTGCTTCTCGGTGTACGTCGGTGCGGGCAGGCAGCGGTTCGTGGTGCGGATGGAGTGCTTAAACCACCCGCTGTTCCGGGCACTgcttgaggaggccgaggaggcGTTTGGGTATGCCGACTCGGGACCCCTTGAGCTGCCCTGCAACACCGAGGCATTTACCAAGGTGCTGGAGAAGATCGAGGAGGAGAAGCAGATGTCGGCTGGGAGGAGGCATGGCCTCGCCAGGGGGAACTCCTACCGGCTGCTCAGCACCGGCCGGCCTGTCATCATTGGCCGGTCGTAG
- the LOC123107363 gene encoding auxin-responsive protein SAUR50-like, translated as MGMAEKSSVARKAGLITKTLDRCRSTVARNKPTEGCFSVYVGADRQRYVVRTECLSHPLFQALLEEAEEAFGYADAGPLELPCNTEAFAKVLEKIEEEKQMVARRRHNLLRGNSYRSLGTGWPMIVSRS; from the coding sequence ATGGGCATGGCTGAGAAGAGTTCGGTGGCAAGGAAGGCCGGGTTGATCACCAAGACGCTAGACCGGTGCCGGAGCACGGTGGCGAGGAACAAGCCAACGGAGGGCTGCTTCTCGGTGTATGTCGGTGCAGACAGACAACGGTACGTGGTGCGGACGGAGTGCTTGAGCCACCCGTTGTTCCAGGCGCTgttggaggaggccgaggaggcgtTTGGGTACGCGGACGCGGGGCCCCTCGAGCTGCCCTGCAACACCGAGGCGTTCGCCAAGGTGCTGGAGAAGATCGAGGAGGAGAAGCAGATGGTGGCGCGGAGGAGGCACAACCTTCTCAGGGGAAACTCCTATCGGTCACTTGGCACAGGCTGGCCTATGATCGTCAGCCGGTCGTAA
- the LOC123107357 gene encoding uncharacterized protein, which produces MAIQKVERILPATAASFHQRQMAATKRRRVGGSGAMTSLGLGGRSSEVATPAGVSSSSALAGRRIDGQIASSLDKRNSSPYRQDDYSHCDNKEGYSGPDLPEDIWRHIYFLLPMQDAARAACVSHSFLCSWRCYPNLTFTNETMCSKQNLYERTVGPNVIRDYNNNIDRVVTYHSGAGVRKLRLQYCVIPDDAEPYHHLTSWLQIAVTPGIEELDLVVWTREATFISQKRREKTMFNFPCTLLSDMCQGSIRHLYLGNLGLHPTFQLGLRTLKTLHLSEVHITTDELGCLLSNSFALAHLRLQYCYEIIRLEIPRLLQRLRFLEVIECSLQVLEINAPNISRFRLMGHNVQLSLGKSWKMKNLMLNNRCAISYALDNLLSCAPKVETLTIRSRYEIINAPVISSKFLHLKILSILLFSRHNHRHYDYLSLVSFFEASPSLEKFVLYELRSPRMTRLRETPRL; this is translated from the exons ATGGCGATCCAGAAAGTGGAGCGCATTCTTCCGGCAACGGCGGCGAGCTTCCACCAGAGGCAGATGGCGGCCACAAAGCGTCGGCGAGTCGGTGGCTCCGGTGCGATGACTTCGCTGGGCCTGGGTGGCCGCTCCAGCGAGGTGGCAACACCAGCAGGCGTCAGTTCGAGCTCGGCGCTAGCAGGCAGAAGGATAG ATGGACAGATTGCTTCATCATTAGATAAAAGAAACAGCTCACCCTACCGACAAGATGATTATTCTCACTGTGACAACAAAGAAGGATATTCGGGACCCGACCTCCCAGAG GACATCTGGCGTCATATATATTTCCTACTGCCAATGCAAGATGCTGCCCGTGCTGCCTGTGTGTCTCACTCCTTTCTCTGCTCCTGGAGATGCTATCCCAATCTTACCTTCACTAATGAAACAATGTGCTCGAAACAAAATTTATACGAGAGAACAGTGGGACCGAATGTTATAAGAGACTACAACAACAATATTGACCGTGTTGTAACATACCACTCAGGCGCTGGGGTGAGGAAACTCAGGCTTCAATACTGTGTTATTCCTGATGATGCAGAACCGTATCATCATCTCACCAGTTGGCTCCAGATTGCGGTTACACCAGGGATTGAAGAACTTGATCTTGTAGTATGGACGAGAGAGGCAACGTTTATTTCACAAAAAAGAAGGGAAAAGACAATGTTTAACTTTCCATGCACGCTTCTATCTGACATGTGTCAAGGCTCGATTCGGCATCTTTACCTTGGCAATTTGGGCTTGCATCCCACATTTCAACTTGGTTTGAGAACCCTGAAAACGCTGCATCTGAGTGAGGTGCATATTACGACGGATGAGTTAGGGTGCCTTCTATCCAATTCCTTTGCTTTGGCACACTTGAGACTTCAATATTGTTATGAGATCATTCGCCTAGAGATACCTCGTCTGCTGCAGCGACTCAGGTTCCTGGAGGTGATTGAATGTAGTCTTCAAGTGTTAGAGATCAATGCTCCAAATATCTCCAGATTCCGCTTAATGGGTCATAATGTGCAACTCTCGCTTGGAAAGTCGTGGAAAATGAAGAACCTGATGTTGAACAATAGGTGTGCCATCAGTTATGCTCTTGACAACCTTCTTTCCTGTGCGCCGAAAGTTGAGACTCTTACCATACGTTCTCGTTATGAG ATAATCAATGCTCCAGTGATATCTAGCAAATTTCTCCACCTCAAGATCTTGAGTATTCTTCTTTTCTCACGGCATAATCACCGGCACTATGATTATTTATCCTTGGTTTCTTTTTTTGAAGCTTCTCCTTCCTTGGAGAAATTTGTCTT GTACGAGCTGCGCAGTCCAAGGATGACCCGTTTGAGGGAGACCCCTCGTCTCTGA
- the LOC123104319 gene encoding 60S ribosomal protein L7a-2: MAPKRGGKAPVPAKKKAADKVVNPLFEKRPKQFGIGGALPPKKDLHRFVKWPKVVRIQRQRRILKQRLKVPPALHQFTRTLDKNLATNLFKMLLKYRPEDKVAKKERLLKRAQAEAEGKTVEAKKPIVVKYGLNHVTYLIEQSKAQLVVIAHDVDPIELVVWLPALCRKMEVPYCIVKGKSRLGSIVHKKTASVLCLTTVKNEDKLEFSKILEAIKANFNDKFDEVRKKWGGGVMGSKSQAKTKARERLIAKEAAQRMN, encoded by the exons ATG GCCCCGAAGCGAGGCGGCAAGGCCCCGGTGCCGGCGAAGAAGAAGGCGGCG GACAAGGTGGTGAACCCGCTGTTCGAGAAGAGGCCGAAGCAGTTCGGCATCGGCGGGGCGCTGCCGCCCAAGAAGGACCTCCACCGGTTCGTCAAGTGGCCCAAGGTCGTCCGCATTCAGCGCCAgcgccgcatcctcaagcagcgcctcaaggtgCCCCCGGCGCTCCACCAGTTCACCCGCACCCTCGACAAGAACCTCG CCACCAACCTGTTTAAGATGCTTCTCAAGTACCGCCCTGAGGACAAGGTGGCTAAGAAGGAGAGGCTTCTGAAGAGGGCCCAGGCTGAGGCTGAGGGGAAAACCGTTGAGGCCAAGAAGCCAATTGTTGTGAAGTATGGTCTTAACCATGTCACTTACCTCATCGAGCAG AGCAAGGCTCAGCTGGTCGTCATCGCTCATGATGTTGACCCAATTGAGCTGGTTGTGTGGCTCCCAGCCCTGTGCAGGAAGATGGAGGTCCCATACTGCATTGTTAAGGGAAAGTCACGCCTTGGATCG ATCGTTCACAAGAAGACTGCCTCAGTTCTGTGCCTTACCACTGTGAAGAACGAGGACAAGCTTGAGTTCAGCAAGATCTTGGAGGCTATCAAG GCTAACTTCAATGACAAGTTCGACGAGGTCAGGAAGAAGTGGGGCGGTGGTGTCATGGGCTCCAAGTCGCAGGCCAAGACCAAGGCCAGGGAAAGGCTCATCGCCAAGGAGGCTGCGCAGAGGATGAACTAA
- the LOC123107358 gene encoding auxin-responsive protein SAUR50-like has translation MGMAEKSSATRKAGLITKTLDRCWSTPMRNKPAEGCFSVYVGAGRQRFVVRTVCVNHPLFRALLEEAEEVFGYAAAGPLELPCNSEMFAGVLEQIEEEKQMAGRRRCGLARGNSYRLLGTGRAVIIDRS, from the coding sequence ATGGGCATGGCTGAGAAGAGCTCGGCGACGAGGAAGGCCGGGCTGATTACCAAGACGCTGGACAGGTGCTGGAGCACACCAATGAGGAACAAGCCCGCAGAGGGCTGTTTCTCTGTCTACGTCGGTGCTGGGAGGCAGCGGTTCGTGGTGCGGACAGTGTGTGTGAACCACCCGCTGTTCCGGGCGCTGCTCGAGGAGGCCGAGGAGGTGTTTGGGTATGCGGCCGCAGGGCCCCTCGAGCTACCCtgcaactccgagatgtttgccgGGGTGTTGGAGCAGATCGAGGAGGAGAAGCAGATGGCGGGACGAAGGAGGTGCGGCCTTGCCAGGGGGAACTCCTACCGGCTGCTTGGCACCGGTCGGGCTGTCATCATCGATCGGTCGTAG
- the LOC123107364 gene encoding auxin-responsive protein SAUR20-like, with protein sequence MGLAEKSSVVRKAGLIIKTLDRCRSTTARNKPAEGCFSVYVDVDRQRYVVQIECLNHPLLFQALLEEAEEAFGYADAGPLELPCNTEAFAKVLEKIKEEKQMVAGRRHGLPRGNSYRSLGTGWPMIVGRS encoded by the coding sequence gCCGGGCTAATCATCAAGACGTTGGACCGGTGCCGGAGCACGACGGCGAGGAACAAGCCAGCGGAGGGATGCTTCTCGGTATATGTCGACGTGGACAGACAACGGTACGTGGTGCAGATAGAGTGCCTGAACCACCCGTTATTGTTCCAGGCACTCCTGGAGGAGGCTGAGGAGGCGTTTGGGTACGCAGACGCAGGGCCCCTCGAGTTGCCCTGCAACACCGAGGCGTTCGCCAAGGTGCTAGAGAAGATCAAGGAGGAGAAGCAGATGGTGGCGGGGAGGAGGCACGGCCTCCCCAGGGGAAACTCCTATCGGTCGCTTGGAACTGGCTGGCCTATGATTGTCGGCCGGTCGTAA